The Rhizoctonia solani chromosome 4, complete sequence genome contains a region encoding:
- a CDS encoding hemimethylated DNA-binding domain protein: MSLTRLFSIPELVIHCLSELPASKYDDSSVKTLLVCTETCRALGEIAKTDTLWAPHYRVRYTRGQGLEGGWYKRYVSHRRIDIQAIDLLNDIISKPSKRDDAITKLVEMGDLVWDALRMEAMCRVPDELKDIWAKRDHEWRTERWEGVGEEWNGEDKSGTLAEEPDMRNIPHDWIQRRWWARQALGTMARTTAVLSMSKVFSGDKPQPTSLENAKIFEEGIKGLSGLMGANVAEISHNYDNLARACGQHLESVGISTDPQNSTFDLKAFSVGVCNWMADQGFKRAAGEHYYDLMGHFPHKFMTTNRRTLPMSLVYTFVALVTRLGLRASPVGFPGHVHAWIALPDSGSDWEVGSLAVDVFNADKEPFLSEEILREKLRELGVPEGQRKALMGPAEASEMVFRAANNILHSVTRVQHRMDTSVSSETRAAALYASATTFLIARPEAADASRFIGGIMSVVKEYFPLDTEPVLARALCGLLMRDPHQSIGFQLRHVVDRLKQEHIVMKGRGSVQWWVGLVFRHRKFGYIGLVLGWDRECRADEDWVVAVGVDQLPRGRHQPFYSVIGEDGGTRYVAEENIIPLPTAPNEAGEQDRVGWSNVHEFMTNSTWTIEQTFSRVEVNEELGRVWFVPSANIAREFIGDTEVGWAYMHRPAHEYAQYL; this comes from the exons ATGTCTCTCACTCGGTTATTTTCTATCCCAGAGCTCGTTATTCATTGTCTTTCTGAGCTTCCAGCCTCAAAATATGACGATTCgtctgtgaagacgcttttGGTGTGTACGGAAACCTGCCGTGCGCTGGGGGAAATAGCCAAAACAGATACCTTGTGGGCTCCTCATTATCGGGTGAGATATACGAGAGGCCAAGGTCTTGAGGGAG GTTGGTACAAGCGCTATGTGTCTCATAGGAGGATCGATATTCAAGCTATCGACCTATTAAATGATATCATATCCAAACCCTCTAAACGAGATGACGCGATTACCAAGCTAGTCGAAATGGGTGATTTGGTGTGGGATGCGTTGAGAATGGAAGCAATGTGTCGAGTTCCAGATGAATTGAAGGATATCTGGGCCAAGAGAGATCACGAGTGGAGAACAGAACGATGGGAAGGGGTTGGGGAGGAATGGAATGGTGAAGACAAGAGCGGAACTTTGGCCGAGGAGCCCGATATGAGGAATATTCCCCACGATTGGATACAGAGAAGGTGGTGGGCGAGACAAGCACTTGG AACGATGGCCCGGACTACAGCCGTCCTGTCAATGTCAAAAGTCTTCTCAGGAGACAAACCACAGCCAACATCTCTCGAAAACGCAAAGATATTTGAGGAAGGAATTAAGGGGCTATCCGGCTTAATGGGTGCAAATGTTGCCGAG ATTAGTCACAACTATGATAACTTGGCGAGAGCATGTGGCCAGCATCTTGAATCCGTTGGGATTTCTACGGACCCCCAAAATTCCACGTTCGATCTGAAGGCATTTTCAGTTGGAGTCTGTAATTGGATGGCGGACCAAGGATTTAAGCGTGCGGCAG GGGAGCATTATTATGACTTAATGGGCCACTTCCCGCATAAATTCATGACTACTAATCGG CGCACACTCCCCATGTCCTTGGTCTACACTTTCGTAGCGCTGGTCACTCGGCTCGGATTGCGTGCTTCCCCGGTCGGGTTCCCGGGCCACGTACATGCATGGATCGCACTTCCAGATAGTGGGTCTGACTGGGAAGTTGGGTCGTTGGCAGTGGACGTATTCAATGCGGACAAGGAACCATTCCTGAGCGAGGAGATTTTGAGGGAGAAACTGAGAGAACTTGGTGTTCCAGAGGGGCAAAGGAAGGCATTGATGGGTCCGGCGGAAGCTTCTGAG ATGGTATTCAGAGCGGCAAATAATATATTGCATTCGGTAAC AAGAGTTCAACACCGGATGGATACTTCAGTATCTTCGGAAACACGAGCGGCCGCACTCTACGCGTCCGCCACAACATTCCTAATCGCTCGTCCCGAAGCAGCCGACGCATCAAGATTTATAGGCGGAATCATGAGCGTAGTTAAAGAGTACTTTCCACTCGATACCGAACCTGTGCTCGCACGTGCGCTATGTGGACTTTTAATGCGGGATCCTCACCAGTCCATCGGGTTCCAGTTGCGCCATGTCGTAGATCGCCTAAAGCAGGAACATATCGTGATGAAGGGGCGAGGTTCGGTGCAGTGGTGGGTCGGGTTGGTATTTAGACATCGCAAGTTTGGATATATTGGGCTGGTGCTTGGGTGGGATAGGGAGTGTCGGGCAGACGAAGATTGGGTGGTGGCTGTGGGAGTTGATCAGCTCCCCAGAGGGCGGCATCAGCCATTTTATTCAGTAATAGGAGAGGACGGGGGCACTAGAT ATGTTGCCGAAGAAAACATTATCCCCCTTCCGACTGCTCCAAATGAAGCCGGAGAACAAGATCGCGTTGGATGGTCCAACGTACATGAATTCATGACCAACTCGACCTGGACAATCGAGCAAACGTTTTCGCGAGTGGAGGTGAACGAAGAACTGGGTCGGGTATGGTTTGTACCCAGCGCTAATATAGCGCGGGAGTTTATCGGCGATACAGAAGTGGGGTGGGCTTATATGCATCGTCCAGCACACGAATACGCCCAGTATCTGTAG